A region of Chloracidobacterium sp. DNA encodes the following proteins:
- a CDS encoding M1 family metallopeptidase, with product MKLILSFAVFLVLTIANQIFAQATHIETKTAPVTRQEMLRGSITPEREWWDVLHYDLSVQFMPQTRTIKGSNAITFKTLKAGSKMQIDLQQPLKITAILHGSDKPKFDREGNVYWVTFDRELQAGIEDKLEIFYEGMPVESRNPPWSGGITWKRDDLGNWFIMTTCQGIGASIWWPNKDIGYDEPDRGMSINVTVPENLVAVSNGQLKGIDSNTFNKTKTFRWQVVNPINNYGVNVNIGNYVNWSEKYDGLGGPLDLSYWVLAHQKEAAVRQFKEVPRMLKAFEHWFGKYPFYGDGYKLVAVAYPGMEHQSSVTYGNWFRNGYLDRDVSGTGIGFKFDFIIVHESGHEWFGNNISMKDAADMWIHEGFTNYSENLFVEYHFGKKDAEDYVIGTRKNIQNDLPIIGTYGANREGSGDMYYKGGNILHTIRNVINDDEKWRGILRGLNAEFWHKTVTTQQVESYITQKAGIDLSKVFDQYLRTTKVPLLRYKIEGNKLSFQYDRVVSGFAMPLRLAVNGKEVAVIPAETTQSMTFPEEITSVVINRNFYVESEAAK from the coding sequence ATGAAACTGATCCTGTCCTTTGCAGTATTTTTGGTTCTGACCATAGCGAACCAGATCTTTGCGCAGGCCACTCATATTGAGACGAAGACCGCGCCAGTAACCCGTCAAGAAATGCTGCGCGGTTCAATAACACCCGAACGCGAATGGTGGGATGTTTTGCATTACGATCTTTCCGTTCAGTTTATGCCTCAGACAAGAACGATAAAAGGGTCGAATGCGATTACATTCAAAACTCTCAAGGCCGGGAGCAAGATGCAGATAGATCTTCAGCAACCGCTCAAGATTACTGCGATATTGCACGGCAGCGACAAGCCAAAGTTCGATCGCGAAGGAAATGTTTACTGGGTGACCTTTGATAGAGAATTACAGGCTGGCATTGAGGACAAGTTAGAGATCTTTTACGAAGGCATGCCGGTCGAAAGCAGAAATCCGCCTTGGAGTGGCGGCATAACGTGGAAACGCGACGACCTTGGCAATTGGTTCATTATGACAACATGCCAGGGAATCGGGGCAAGCATTTGGTGGCCGAACAAAGACATTGGCTACGACGAGCCTGATCGCGGAATGAGCATCAATGTCACAGTTCCCGAGAATCTTGTTGCCGTATCAAACGGGCAGTTGAAGGGAATAGATAGCAATACCTTTAACAAAACAAAGACCTTTCGCTGGCAAGTCGTAAATCCGATCAATAACTACGGCGTGAACGTCAACATCGGCAACTATGTCAATTGGTCGGAAAAATATGATGGACTCGGTGGGCCTCTCGATTTAAGTTACTGGGTGCTGGCTCATCAAAAGGAAGCAGCCGTGAGACAGTTCAAAGAAGTTCCGCGGATGTTGAAGGCATTCGAGCATTGGTTCGGCAAATATCCGTTTTATGGGGATGGTTATAAACTTGTCGCCGTCGCATATCCTGGTATGGAGCATCAAAGCTCGGTCACATACGGCAACTGGTTTCGAAACGGTTACCTCGACCGTGATGTCAGCGGCACGGGCATAGGATTCAAATTCGATTTTATTATTGTTCACGAATCGGGCCATGAGTGGTTTGGCAACAATATCTCGATGAAGGATGCGGCCGATATGTGGATCCACGAAGGGTTTACAAATTATTCGGAGAATCTTTTTGTCGAATATCATTTCGGTAAAAAAGACGCCGAAGATTATGTGATCGGTACGCGTAAGAACATCCAAAACGATCTGCCGATAATCGGCACTTACGGAGCAAACCGCGAAGGCTCCGGAGATATGTATTACAAGGGCGGTAATATTTTGCACACGATCCGCAACGTAATAAATGACGACGAAAAGTGGCGTGGAATATTACGCGGCCTGAACGCGGAATTCTGGCACAAGACTGTCACAACACAGCAGGTCGAATCGTATATTACCCAAAAGGCTGGCATTGACCTAAGCAAGGTTTTTGACCAATACCTGAGAACAACGAAGGTACCGCTGCTCAGATATAAAATAGAAGGCAACAAACTGTCGTTCCAATACGACCGCGTTGTTTCGGGTTTTG